The Corylus avellana chromosome ca11, CavTom2PMs-1.0 genome contains the following window.
CCGTCACTTTCTCAAGTTGTGCATAAGTAAATGATTTTGGAGCAACATCCTCTCCCAAGACGGTGTTTCCATGATTAGATATCACTTTATACGACCAAACACGAATTCTGTAAACTGCAATTCCAGAAATCGCCAAGACAACTAATGCAAAAGCAAGTAATGAAACACCGACAATTAGGATGTCCAATCGATAATGctcttttttgctttcttttggcAGATATCCATCTATAGTAGGTGTAGATTTACCTACCTTGATAAGGGCTACGGTTGAGTCGGTTTGAACTCTTCTCCCAAATCGCAAAGGAAGCCTCTGTTTTGTGCACACCCCGTCTTTGAACAGCGCAGCTTCACAGTTGCAGTCCTGCAAACATGCTTCTCCGCAATTGTCTTGAGTTGTCGATATgataattgaataattattattctcCCATACGGTGTTCGGCACTGGTTCCATGGCATGTATGTCGCTCTTGCAACTTTCTGCAATAGTGAAATTCCTTTGACAGCCTGAACTCTTCTCCTCCTTGTTGACGAATTCAAATTGAGGAAGACATTTGCACCCAACTTGTAGATCAATTGCAACACAATATCCATTAATCCCACATAGACCCTTTGGCATACAGACGTCATTATTTGGATTAAACCATTTGATTGTCCAATCGCCATTCTGATTCATGTCGTGGGAGTATAGCCGCAAGATCCCATCGGGATCAATTGTCAATCGGTAGACCACATCTTTTGCAAGATATCCGTCTGTCATATTCACTATAATAGTGCCAGCGCCATTGATCAAATAGAGATGACCATCGGCTTCAAGTTGCAGAACCACGTCATTTTTCTGCCCACTTATACCAAGTCCCCCATAACCATAGTCAAGCGTGTATGGAGTTCCAACTGGGTACATCGCCAGCCATCCATCTTCTTGCATCAACACCAGAAATATGCCGGTTGACTTGTTGGTTTCTGAAATACTGGAATACAACGCTTGCCCGTGGGAAAGATTCTGAGTTGGCAAAAAGGTGTCCGTTGGGAAGCCGAAACTCTGCCATACCGTCTGATTAGCAGAATTAAGGAGAACAAAGTTGCCCGTGTCAAGCATCGACACTGAGCTTGCACCTTCCGGAAAACTGGCGAGGCCTGTCTCTGCGCCTTGTGCCGATTGAAGAACCAGGCGTCCATCAGTTGTGAAATTCAGTTTAGAATCGGCGGGAACTGGAGGTTTGTCTCGGTCGGCTGTCCAAACGACCGTCTTCTGTGGAAGCCCGGCAAGAAAAATGCCGACAGCATAACCGTTGCCTTGCTTGTAGAATCCAAAGGCGTAGAGACCGGAAGGTGATGGCCAAGAAGAGTTGGTGGTTGGTGTCAAGAAAGAGCCTGGCTTTACAAGGGATTGCCCCTGTTGAGCGAAAATAgctgagagaagaagaaaagggaagaagaGAATTGGCATCATTAGTGAATGGAGAGTAATTGTCTTTGTTTCCTTTATCCCCTTTGGTTACAAACGTACAACAGAAgagtatatataaataaaacaatgaaCCCCAATCCATGTGAACACTAGCAAAACTGGACTCATTGACTTATCAAATTTCACAAGTCAATAATAGAGGAACTGGTCTGTGTTAAGGAGGCTACATGTGAACAAATGGCCTTGTCACAAGTTTTCCCACTTCGACGGCACTATTCTTCGAGTAGGGATATCTGACGATGTTGCAGTGAGACACGCGCAGTTAACCGTGTGTATAGGAGAAGCTAAGTTAtattaaaagacaaatatgcccgtatgaaaaatagaaaaccagTTTGAATATATTTGTGTAGATGTTCTGAAGGGGCAAAATAAGAATTAtgtctatttttaattttcaaaccgAGCCTTATTGACTGCGTCAATCTGTTTAATATTCAGACCATACCTAATATTTTGGCGCCACTTCAAAAGTCTACAGTGCCGTGTAAACTCATAAAGTTTGCTAAACACCCTCAATCAACTCCCATGGATTCTAGATAATCCAACTGGCATTTTAATTTTCCATAATAGAACAAACGTCATAACGTGACATGATCTGACAAGTGATGCTGATGCCTCATCTATGAGGTGGTGGTGTCACGTACATGCGAAATAGAGATGGTCCACAGAAAAATGTTATACgtcatctaattttttttaaattacaattagatTTGGTGGGGTTTATATATCCgatcataatttaaaaaaattttgaaaaataagatgaaaaaacagactatgaaaaaaaatgaatcattttcctaattcacaCCGTAacatgattgtttttttttttggatggaaGTAGTAACTTGATAAACAAGCACAACTTAATTAGTTAAATTGTCAATGGCCGAGTTGCTCAATGGTTAGCTGTTAGAATAAATCTTCTATAAGAAGACCTCAGGTGNNNNNNNNNNNNNNNNNNNNNNNNNNNNNNNNNNNNNNNNNNNNNNNNNNNNNNNNNNNNNNNNNNNNNNNNNNNNNNNNNNNNNNNNNNNNNNNNNNNNatttgattaaacttaaccatatcatatagatcttctattatgattggttaagcttaaccacatcttctaggtcttctcttgacacaacacctcatgtatgcactgctgacgggattgcagatgaatgtattttgtcactgaatttggcaattcaaaacccaacacaTATTGCTCCTTTATATACTGTCCCAAAAGCTCCTCTGCCAAGCTCTTCCTTGAAACCACCCGTCACTTTCTCTAGTTGTGCGTAAGTAAAAGATTTTGGGGCAACATCCTCACCCAAGACAGTGTTTCCATGATTAGCTATCACTTTATATGACCAAACACGATTTCTGTAAACTGCAATTCCAGAAATCACCAAGACAACTAATGCAAAAGCAAGTAATGAAACACTGACAATTAGGATGTCGAGTCGAAGCTCTTTCTTGGTTTCTTTTGGCAGATTTCTATCTACAATGGTTGTAGATGTACCAACCTTGATGAGGGTTACGGTTGTGTCGCTTTGATCTCTTCTCCCGAATCGCAACGGAAGCCTCTGTTTTGTGCACACCCCGTCTTTGAACAGAGCAGCTTCACAGTTGCAGTCCTGCAAACATGCTTCTCCGCAATTGTCTTGGGTCGTCGATATGATAATAGAATAATTATCATTTTCCCATACAGTATTAAGCACTGGTTCCATGGTATATCTGTCGCTTTCGCAACTTTCTGCTGTGAAATTCCTTTGACAGCCTGAACTCCTATCCTCCACGTTGACCGATTCAAATTCAGGAAGACATTTGCAAATAACTTCCAGATCGTTTAAAGCACAATACCCGTTAAACCCACATAGACCCTTCGGGTAACATTTGTTGTCTGGAGCGGACCACGTGACTGTCCAATTTCCGTTCTGGTTCGTGTCGTACGAGTATAGCCGCAGCATCCCATCGGGGTCAATTGTCAATCGGTAGACCACACCTTTTATAGGATTTCCTGCTGATGTCATATTCGCTATAATGGCGTGAGCGCCATTGAGCAAATAGAGATGACCATCGTCTTCAAGTTGCAGTACGAcgtcgttttttttttgtccgcTCAAACCAGCTCCCCAATAACCATATTCAAGCGGCGCGTATGGAGTTCCAGCTGGGTACAGCGAGAGCCACCCATCTTCTTGCATCAACAGACGAAATAAGCCGGTTGACTTGTTAGTGTCTGAAAGACTGGAATACAACACCTGTCCGTGGGAAAGATTCTGAGTTGGCAAAAAGGTGTCCGTTGGATAATCGAAACTCTGCCACACCGTCTGATTAGTAGAATTAAGGAGAACAAAATTTCCCGTGTCAAGCATCGACGCGGAGCTTGCACCTCCCGGAAAACTGGCGAGGCGTGTCTGATCCACGCCTTGTGCCGATTGGAGAACCAGTTTTCCATCACGTGTGAAATTCAGTTTAAAATCAGCGGGAACCGGAGGTTTGTCCCGGTCGGCTGTCCAAACTACTGTCTTCTGTGAAATTCCGGCAAGAAAAATGCCGACAGCATAACCGCTGCCTTGCTTGTAGAATCCAAAGGCATATAGACCGGAAGGTGATGGCCAAGAAGAGTTGGTGGTTGGTGTCAAGAAAGAGCCTGGCTTCACAACGGATTGCACCTGTTGAGTGAAAACCgctgagagaagaagaaaagggaagaagaGAATTTGCATCATTGGAGAATGGAGAATAATTGTCTCTGTTTCCAAACGGAAAACGAGGAATATTATATAGGAGGATTGAGGAGCTCGAAAAACGTAGTGAGATTGAGTTGACTTATTGACTTGTCTTGATCAGCTCTCACAAGTCAATAGAGGAGGTTGCATTTTACACACGGTTTGGGAAGAGCATTTTCTACAACATTTATGTGGAGGGGCCCCTTGGTTTCAATTGTTCCACCACGTTCCTATCAACCGTCTCATCTCCGGGTTTTACGCCACCAtattcttcttatttatttatttagcgTTAAGAAAGGTCCGAGCTTTGTGATAAGAGAGAGTTCTGTTTTGACTTGGTCTTCTTCATCCATATTTCTTGGAAACCACCTCTCACTAATTCTCCATCTTTCTACTTTCAAAAATTCCGGTTGACGTAAAAGCTCACAGCATTTCAAGTCTTTAAAACAGTGGTCGTCCGAGTTGGCCAATATAATTTAGAACttgtttggtttgtggaatgtgtagtctattaaaaaattattagcttATTGGGAATAGAAAAGTATGGAATAGATTAATTATtcctattattttgtttggttgtaacgctggaatatactagttaattatatttatttgtttggtacaatgcaatatgttggtaaatagaatcatattgtaattaaattttctaaaatacccttataatacaaatacaatttatattattaagaactttcattctttttttcttttttttgaaacataaacaactttactataatttattttttattttgttaattatgtcaggtatataggcttctttttttttttttgcaattatgctacaaaattatatatatatatatagttggagaatgtactctaatcaaaagaaatcaaaaacagattattttataaaaacctcgCAGATTATGTTTcttcgtcaaaaaaaaaaaagacggagagaagaaaatcagagagaaatggtacagagaatcaaaagaaatcaaaaaatagaaaaattgttccagaagaattagagagaaaaagagaaaaagagagaacgaaatatagatacagagaaaagagaaacaaagagagaaaacgaaatatagaagaatcagagagaacgaaatttaatcaaacaAGTAGGTTTTTTAtggcaatttacacaattaatttattCACACATgaaatgattagctaagccactcattttttagtggcttggCTAAGTCTGTGTGTAtgggattagtagtcccattggaatagagtgttaccaaacaaaagactaTCTATACCTAGGGTTAGTCCAATCtaagggtctattccgcaaatcaAATGGAGCCTTATTTTCCAATGTTTTACGGCCCAAGATTTCTTGACTAAAATGCTTTAATTTGTTCCAATTGGCATTTTAATTTTCCATAAGAGAAGAGACGTTGCAACACAATAAGATAACatcaaattatgtaatttaagtTGTTTTTAGGTTacaaaacacttgaaaaatgttatatattaaaaaagtgaCATGTTATCGagataactaaaaaaaaaaaaaatcgttccAAAAGGATTAatcatcttcacttttgtagatacgctttttcttcataaaattagaagttaattttttgctcaaagcttttttacaacatagagaaCAAGaacttgatgaaaatatactcaatttcaACTGTAacataccacatttttaatatgtgacatTTTCCAATTGTGTCGATacctaaaaataatcaaaattgagtaatttgaaaatttactatttctttaaattgtAGGGTATCCTAATCAAATTGAATGAGAATTGGGAAGGGTAGGGCTGTAAATGAACAAAGCTAGCCGTGAGCTCGCTCGGGCTTAGTTTTATAAAGCTCGGCTCGTGAGCGACTCGGTTATTAAATGAGCAGTTCGTGAACATGAAACTATACTAAattattaaacgatacataCTCATATAAAACTCGCTCGCTCGTTTCAAGTTCGTAAACATACTCGTATAAGGGCTCGACTCGCTTATTAGCGCaactcgtatatatttatatatttacatattaattcataaatatatgtgtatatattaattaataaaaataacttatatagtatataatttaatgataatagttaatcatatggtCATATCTTAAATGATTTAACCTTTGAGTATCTAATGCTAGTTGAATCAACAATTTTAATTcttaatcatatgattgaatggaaatttattttacttaatcatattattatagcTTAAGTATAAATtacttataatttataaaattacatttaatcTATTAAAACTATAACATATTTTAGTTGCAAAATTGGTCAACTagagctatttttttttataaatgagaGAAGATTGcactttttttgttattattattattagattgcACTTTGATAGATCTTTCACATTCACCTTGTTTCCTTGATGGTGGTaccattaataaaatttgtttattatgtttcttttatttatttattttttatacttaaatacaaaatttaaataatctgATATAAGCTGAGCTTGAGCTCAAACTCGACaaaaatttttaagatcaagctcgagctcggtGCCCACCTTGGCGAGCCAAGCTTGGACACGAAATGGGGCTCGTATCAAGCTCGAGCttgacaaaaaattaaacaagccAAGCTAACCCGAGCTCGATACCCACCTTGGCGAGCCAAGCTTGGGCATGAAATGGGGCTCGTGTCAAGCTCGAGCTTAAGCTCgactaaaaaataaacaaactaaGCTTGAATAAGCACTACTCACTcaagctcgactcgtttacaccccAAAAAAAGGAGAACTATGAGGTTAATGCATCTTTGAGACAATGACCGTAGTCACATGATTTACACTTAAAATCCACAATTACCGACCGACTTGCCCGTAAAGATGAAAAAGTGGTACCCTGTGTAGTGATTCCAACCCATGACATTTCGTcatttccacaaaaaaaaaaaagaaaaaaagaaaaaagatatgaCAATAGTTCGTGGTCGATATTAcaccttttgtttgtttttttttttttttagcaaaatcactaaaaatataaaaaattctttttattagCCTCACCAAAATTGGGACGTTAACACCGGTCGGGCTGAAATAACAGTTGCGGTTACCGGTTAGTgactaaaaccactaaccgcaaccgcctaggcggttagtaaaaattactaaccgcctccgctaaccggatagcggttagtggttaaccGCCCGATTAGTGgttaaccgctttttttgggcttttttttttgaaccagttttgggccaattttggaCCTATTTTGTGCCAATTTTGGCCCgattttgggctcactttaatcatttttttgccattttgaaccttttttgtttttgtttttgtttttttgtttttgtttttttttttcccttttcatggccattttagcatatTAAGTATATTCAACCTAAACTCTCGATCGATCTCAGCTCACACACTTGAAACTCTCATAATCCCAAAATTCTGATACATCTAATGTTGCTTGCACATTGTAATAAACAAACTTTCGattaacagaaaaaataaataaatacaatgTTTGGCCGAAACCCTAGCTACTTGGGCCTAAGCCTCTAATAATCTTGTGTAAATGGtgtaaaaatcaaaatcaagttaATAACTTAACTTGCTTGGCGACGAGAGACGGCGAGTTGAGAGAGGGAGCGACGGAGACGGCAAGTTGAGAGATGGAGCGACAGAGACGGCGAGTTGAGAGACGGAGCGACAGAGACGGCGAGTTGAGAGACGGAGTGACGGAGACGGCGAGTTGAGAGACAGAGCGACGGAGAGTCGGAGACAgcgagttgagagagagagagcgacgAGAGACGGAGACGGAGTTGTGAGAGTGAGGCAGGCTTGAGATGAGAGGCAATGAGGCAGAGCCGATCGCAGATGCAGGGAGGGAGAAGGAGATTTGGATTTTAGGGTTAGAAAAGAGGgaatatatagaagtgcaaaacgacgtcgttttgcacttctatataataaaaaattaataacaataaatattaaaaccGATGTTAGCGGGAATCGAACCTCGGTACTTTTGTTGACAAACTCGCACATGTACCACTACgctgcaatatatatatatatatatataaagaaagcggttaacagttagccgctaaccgctttcaaagcggcTAGGCGGctagcggttagcagttgcgGTTAGGCGATTTTAAATTTCAGCCCTAAACACCGGGTTGGGGGTATTAAGTTGACTTATTGACTTAGTCAGTGGGAATAAAAAACTGGACTAATTAACTTGATCAGATTTCACAAGTCAATAGAGGAGGCTACGTACACTTTTGGGTAATTATCATTTCAACCCATAAATTATCACTAGATTACCATGTACCTCCATCAACTATCAACTTTACATTACAACCCCTTCAAATTGCTATTTCGTTACCAAAATCCCTATTTCGTCAGTTAAGGTCGTCAAGTCGAACGGTCAACCCATTACGTGCGTGTAAAATTGGTAGTTGATGAGGGTATATAGTAATCGAGTTGTAATTCATAGGGAGAAATGAtaattacccaaaaataaaaatgcatacGCATTCAAGGCATGTGACGCACACGTGATGGCTTGACCGTCCGACTTGACGACCTTAACTAATGCAAGAGGGGTTTTGGTAgcgaaatggtagtttgatggggtcgtaatgtaaagttggtagttgatgggagTATATGGTCATCGAGTGATAGTTCATgggaaaaaaagataatttccCCTACATTTTTTCTACAATATATACAACCCTAGTGCTCTTTCAAGGGATTAACAATGAAGGCAAGGTTGATCAATCTGAAATGGGAGTTTTAAATGACGTGGCATAATCTGTATACCTTATATTtatcacaatttcattttaacTATGAATTACTAAAAGTACTTCCAATGGGTAGCTTAATAAGCCGAGGACCACGCCTCATGCAACAAAAATCACTAATTTGAATTTCTCTCATTCCTTTCCCTGCATGTGcggaaatgtcaaaaaaaaaaatcggttcTAAAAGTAAATGGAGTGAAATTTAATTCCCAATATTTTCGATTAATTTCAAGAGAGATTGGAATATTTGACTCTCTTTTTTCAATAGTAATTGAAATAAGAACAGTACCCCCCACCCGATTCACCTATTTGAATTCAGACTAATTAATGGAATCCTAATTGTATGCAGTGGGTTGGGCATTCGTTTCAATTCTTCGTTTCAATTTTtgcttcaattcttagtttttttttttttttttttttttttttttttttttttttttttttttttttttaaggtttatgtGGTGTGATAGTATTTGATATCTAAAAGTTAATtatttagagcattcccaatggaagagtcaaatttttatgcaaaatagctcatcaaaactaatttttatctaatttagctaattaatttttaaatgcatccacatctgattagctatatttttatatatatcat
Protein-coding sequences here:
- the LOC132166292 gene encoding G-type lectin S-receptor-like serine/threonine-protein kinase LECRK1, with amino-acid sequence MMPILFFPFLLLSAIFAQQGQSLVKPGSFLTPTTNSSWPSPSGLYAFGFYKQGNGYAVGIFLAGLPQKTVVWTADRDKPPVPADSKLNFTTDGRLVLQSAQGAETGLASFPEGASSVSMLDTGNFVLLNSANQTVWQSFGFPTDTFLPTQNLSHGQALYSSISETNKSTGIFLVLMQEDGWLAMYPVGTPYTLDYGYGGLGISGQKNDVVLQLEADGHLYLINGAGTIIVNMTDGYLAKDVVYRLTIDPDGILRLYSHDMNQNGDWTIKWFNPNNDVCMPKGLCGINGYCVAIDLQVGCKCLPQFEFVNKEEKSSGCQRNFTIAESCKSDIHAMEPVPNTVWENNNYSIIISTTQDNCGEACLQDCNCEAALFKDGVCTKQRLPLRFGRRVQTDSTVALIKVGKSTPTIDGYLPKESKKEHYRLDILIVGVSLLAFALVVLAISGIAVYRIRVWSYKVISNHGNTVLGEDVAPKSFTYAQLEKVTGGFKEELGRGAFGTVYKGAIWNGVGQRIVAVKRLDKLLAEREREFQTEMKVIGRTHHKNLVRLLGYCHDGPNRLLVYEYMSNGSLADVLFTPQKQLSWNERMEIARKIAKGILYLHEECESQIIHCDVKPQNILMDAHRCPKISDFGLAKLLKADQTKTFTDIRGTKGYVAPEWHRKLPVTVKVDVYSFGIVLLEIICCRKSVDHDRPEEEAILEEWVYQCFESGELGKLVNNEEVDKKQLERMAKVGLWCILDEPSLRPSMKKVLLMLEGTVDIPTPPSPTSFLSAI
- the LOC132165046 gene encoding G-type lectin S-receptor-like serine/threonine-protein kinase LECRK1, with the protein product MQILFFPFLLLSAVFTQQVQSVVKPGSFLTPTTNSSWPSPSGLYAFGFYKQGSGYAVGIFLAGISQKTVVWTADRDKPPVPADFKLNFTRDGKLVLQSAQGVDQTRLASFPGGASSASMLDTGNFVLLNSTNQTVWQSFDYPTDTFLPTQNLSHGQVLYSSLSDTNKSTGLFRLLMQEDGWLSLYPAGTPYAPLEYGYWGAGLSGQKKNDVVLQLEDDGHLYLLNGAHAIIANMTSAGNPIKGVVYRLTIDPDGMLRLYSYDTNQNGNWTVTWSAPDNKCYPKGLCGFNGYCALNDLEVICKCLPEFESVNVEDRSSGCQRNFTAESCESDRYTMEPVLNTVWENDNYSIIISTTQDNCGEACLQDCNCEAALFKDGVCTKQRLPLRFGRRDQSDTTVTLIKVGTSTTIVDRNLPKETKKELRLDILIVSVSLLAFALVVLVISGIAVYRNRVWSYKVIANHGNTVLGEDVAPKSFTYAQLEKVTGGFKEELGRGAFGTVYKGAICVGF